From the genome of Streptomyces spinoverrucosus:
GCGCTGATCGTGCTGTGGGGCGCGTACCGCGTCGCGGACGGCACTCTGGCGCTGGGCGTGCTCGCGGCGGCGGTGCTGTATCTGCGGCGGATGTACGACCCGATCGACCGTTTCGGCATGTTCCTGAACTCCTACCAGTCGGCGGCGGCCTCGCTGGAGAAGATCGCCGGTCTGCTGGCCCAGACGCCGTCGGTGCCGGAGCCGACGGCGCCGAAGGAGCTCCCGGCCCTCGCCTGCGAGCACCCCGGCCGCGAGGTCGTCTTCGACGGCGTGCGCTTCGCCTACCGCACCGGCGGTGAGGTGCTGCCCCGCTTCGACCTCACGCTCCCCGCCGGGCAGACGGTGGCGGTGGTCGGCTCCACGGGCGCGGGCAAGTCGACGCTGGCGAAGCTGCTGGCCCGCTTCTACGACCCGACCGACGGGCGGGTGCTGCTGGACGGGGTGGACCTGCGCGAGCTGGCGGTGCCGGAGCTGCGGCGCGGGGTGGTGATGGTGACGCAGGAGTCGTTCCTGTTCTCCGGCACCGTCGCCGAGAACATCGCCATCGGGCGGCCGGACGCGAGCCGCGAGGAGATCGAGGGCGCCGCGAAGGCGATCGGCGCGCACGACTTCATCGCGGCGCTGCCCGAGGGGTACGACACGGACGTCCGCAAGCGGGGCGGCCGCATCTCGGCCGGTCAGCGTCAACTCGTCGCGTTCGCACGGGCGTTGCTCGCCGACCCGGCGGTGCTGATCCTCGACGAGGCGACCAGCTCGCTGGACATCCCGGGTGAGCGGGCGGTGCAGCGGGCGATGGCGACGGTGCTGAAGGACCGTACGGCCGTCGTGATCGCGCACCGGCTGTCGACGGTGGAGATCGCGGACCGGGTGCTGGTGATGGAGCACGGCCGGATCGTGGAGGACGGCAGCCCGGCCGAACTCGTGGCGGGCACGGGGCGGTTCGCGGGGCTGCACCGGGCGTGGCGGGACAGTCTGGCGTGAGCACCGCGAACGGGGCCGGGGACGGGGAGCGATGATCGACGCGTACGAGGATCCCGGCACGCCCGACAGCCGAAGTCCCGCCCGCTATCTGTGGTGGCTGGTGCGCAGTCAGCCGGGTCGGTCGGCGGCGGGGGCGTTGCTGGGGGTCGTGTCGCTGGCGATGCCCGCGGTGGTGCCGTATCTGCTGGCCCGCGCCATCGACGACGGCCTTGAGCCCGGTGACCGGGCCGCGCTGCTCGGCTGGGCGGCGGCCGTGCTGGTGGCCGGGGCGCTCGACGCCTGGCTGAACATCGCCCGGCACCGCACCATGACCCGGGTGCGGATGGACGCCAACTTCCGCACGGTCAAGGTCGTGGTCGGGCAGGCGGTCCGGCTCGGTGCCTCGTTGCGCCGGCAGGTCGCCGCCGGTGAGGTCGTCACGATCGGCGTGGGCGATGTGCAGACCGTCG
Proteins encoded in this window:
- a CDS encoding ABC transporter ATP-binding protein — its product is MTTSTTISAPVTDDEPQEPPRAGDPFDKDVLPTPPGATGTLLRSLLAPMRARVALTTLLLLLQQAAVQAGPLLVAYAIDDAVPAFRAHDSGPLIAVAVGYLLCAAASGALQYAFVVTSARVSQDVLLDLRGRIFRHAQALSIDFHERYTSGRLISRSTTDVESLRELLEEGLQELVTVILSCVYVAAILLWLDLGLGAVAVASFGPLWWLVRQYRRRARRVYTTRSTAIAAVIVKFVETMNGIRPVRAFRREAANDAEFRVLNRRHERTNGDALLEMARYVVGSRIVGNTAVALIVLWGAYRVADGTLALGVLAAAVLYLRRMYDPIDRFGMFLNSYQSAAASLEKIAGLLAQTPSVPEPTAPKELPALACEHPGREVVFDGVRFAYRTGGEVLPRFDLTLPAGQTVAVVGSTGAGKSTLAKLLARFYDPTDGRVLLDGVDLRELAVPELRRGVVMVTQESFLFSGTVAENIAIGRPDASREEIEGAAKAIGAHDFIAALPEGYDTDVRKRGGRISAGQRQLVAFARALLADPAVLILDEATSSLDIPGERAVQRAMATVLKDRTAVVIAHRLSTVEIADRVLVMEHGRIVEDGSPAELVAGTGRFAGLHRAWRDSLA